A DNA window from Flavisolibacter ginsenosidimutans contains the following coding sequences:
- a CDS encoding type II toxin-antitoxin system RelE/ParE family toxin codes for MSFSVIPSDKFKKEAKRLSKKYASLKEELTELNNTLSNTPETGTPLGSDTYKIRLAIKSKGKGKRGGGRVITYVMKANKEVYLLTIYDKSEFENIDDRSLKNIIQSLNLED; via the coding sequence ATAAGTTCAAAAAAGAAGCAAAGAGACTTTCCAAAAAATATGCATCCTTAAAAGAGGAACTGACAGAACTGAATAATACGTTGTCAAACACTCCAGAGACTGGAACGCCATTAGGCAGCGATACCTATAAAATCCGACTCGCTATTAAAAGCAAAGGAAAGGGAAAAAGAGGTGGTGGGCGGGTTATCACATATGTAATGAAAGCTAACAAAGAAGTTTATTTGTTGACTATTTATGACAAGTCTGAGTTTGAAAATATAGACGATAGAAGTCTAAAAAATATCATTCAGTCCCTAAACTTGGAAGACTAA
- a CDS encoding 5-carboxymethyl-2-hydroxymuconate Delta-isomerase, translating to MPSQMLWTLEGTLSLKEKQIMPHFIIDCSENVLTQRTPEEMMQAVYDVAESTALFAQNDIKVRLNPYTFYKLGENKKDFIHVFAHIMQGRSTEQKATLSRKTIERLNELFPNLSILSMNVQEFDASTYCNKSLIHPQNTTGNRHF from the coding sequence ATGCCTTCACAAATGCTTTGGACGTTAGAAGGAACCCTCTCTCTAAAAGAAAAACAAATCATGCCTCATTTCATCATTGATTGTTCCGAAAACGTACTCACGCAACGAACACCCGAAGAAATGATGCAAGCGGTTTATGATGTTGCGGAATCCACAGCTTTGTTCGCACAAAACGACATCAAGGTTCGCCTCAATCCTTACACGTTCTACAAGCTGGGCGAAAACAAAAAAGATTTCATTCACGTTTTCGCACACATTATGCAAGGCCGGAGCACCGAACAAAAAGCAACGCTTTCGCGAAAGACGATTGAACGATTAAACGAGTTGTTTCCGAACCTTTCCATTCTCTCCATGAACGTGCAGGAATTTGACGCCTCCACTTATTGCAATAAATCGCTCATTCATCCGCAGAATACAACCGGCAATCGCCATTTTTAG
- a CDS encoding YbjQ family protein, translating into MNEQIFVTTSTSLEGYRVTKQLGLVRGITVRSRSILGNLAGGFMTIFGGKSAIYTQLCEQTREDALQLMIKHGRDLGANAIINMRYDANEVMSGLTEVLAYGTAVVVEKES; encoded by the coding sequence ATGAACGAACAAATCTTCGTTACAACCAGCACGTCGCTGGAAGGCTACCGCGTTACAAAACAATTGGGACTGGTTCGCGGCATTACCGTACGTTCGAGAAGCATCTTGGGTAACCTGGCCGGTGGCTTCATGACGATCTTCGGCGGCAAGAGCGCCATTTACACACAGCTTTGCGAACAAACCCGCGAGGACGCTTTGCAACTGATGATCAAACACGGCCGCGATTTAGGCGCCAATGCTATTATTAACATGCGCTACGATGCCAACGAAGTAATGAGCGGCCTTACCGAAGTATTGGCTTACGGAACGGCCGTTGTGGTGGAGAAAGAAAGTTAA